In Halanaeroarchaeum sp. HSR-CO, one DNA window encodes the following:
- a CDS encoding ArsA family ATPase: MEKFVFFGGKGGVGKTTVSSAYGLKNARAGLRTLLVSTDPAHSTSDVFGQQFDDEPSSVQGVENLYAMEIDPEDEVQAHLMEIKQRMADQVSPSIVNAINSQIELAHKTPGAYEAALFDRFIQVMREADDFDRVVFDTSPTGGTLRLLSLPAFLEDWIDRLIDKRAKSIDLFEKAAIGEKKARQRAETDPIIAHLKERKEKFEFAGEKLRNQSAFYLVMNPDDLSMRETERAIEQLDEYGIAVDGLVINKITPAPDEDETGVGARYLRDRVATERERIGRIRADFDRPVVATIESRVEEIRDELLDDVAAELDIGVGVETAAEP, translated from the coding sequence ATGGAGAAATTCGTCTTCTTCGGCGGCAAGGGAGGAGTGGGCAAGACGACCGTCTCGAGTGCGTACGGGTTGAAGAACGCCCGTGCGGGCCTCCGAACCCTGCTCGTCTCGACGGACCCGGCGCACAGCACCTCGGACGTCTTCGGTCAGCAGTTCGACGACGAACCGTCGTCCGTCCAGGGCGTCGAGAACCTCTACGCGATGGAGATCGATCCCGAGGACGAGGTGCAAGCCCACCTCATGGAGATCAAACAGCGGATGGCCGACCAGGTCAGCCCGTCCATCGTGAACGCGATCAACAGTCAGATCGAACTCGCGCACAAGACGCCCGGTGCGTACGAGGCAGCCCTCTTCGACCGGTTCATCCAGGTGATGCGCGAGGCCGACGACTTCGACCGGGTCGTCTTCGACACCTCACCGACCGGTGGAACGTTGCGTCTGCTCTCGTTGCCCGCGTTCCTCGAGGACTGGATCGACCGCCTCATCGACAAGCGAGCGAAGAGCATCGACCTCTTCGAGAAGGCCGCCATCGGCGAGAAGAAGGCGCGCCAACGAGCCGAGACGGACCCGATCATCGCCCATCTCAAGGAGCGCAAGGAGAAGTTCGAGTTCGCCGGCGAGAAGCTGCGAAACCAGTCCGCGTTCTACCTCGTCATGAATCCAGACGACCTGTCCATGCGGGAGACCGAACGGGCCATCGAACAACTGGACGAGTACGGTATCGCGGTCGATGGACTGGTCATCAACAAGATCACCCCGGCACCGGACGAGGACGAGACGGGCGTCGGCGCCCGATATCTCCGCGACCGTGTGGCTACGGAGCGAGAACGTATCGGACGGATTCGAGCCGACTTCGACCGACCGGTGGTCGCGACCATCGAATCGAGGGTCGAGGAGATCAGAGACGAACTCCTCGACGACGTGGCCGCCGAACTCGACATCGGCGTCGGGGTCGAAACGGCAGCGGAACCGTAA
- a CDS encoding SRPBCC family protein, translating to MRTVSATRRVGDPPASVLDTLDPMTIIDAEGTFSALDIEETGDETRVFARGGGMEVVFTFNKTDDGYEYEQLGDAGPFETMETTLVVTPADEGSLLTMDSTVSLGLPFASVTDRIAAWKRRGELKRALRAIDEEV from the coding sequence ATGCGAACCGTGTCGGCGACCCGGCGGGTCGGGGACCCGCCGGCGTCCGTCCTCGATACGCTGGACCCGATGACCATCATCGACGCAGAGGGCACGTTCTCGGCCCTCGACATCGAGGAAACTGGCGACGAAACCAGGGTCTTCGCCCGGGGTGGCGGAATGGAGGTGGTCTTCACGTTCAACAAGACGGACGATGGCTACGAGTACGAACAGCTCGGCGATGCCGGTCCCTTCGAGACCATGGAGACGACGCTCGTGGTGACGCCGGCGGACGAGGGGTCGCTCCTGACGATGGACTCGACGGTCAGCCTCGGGCTCCCGTTCGCGTCGGTGACCGACCGCATCGCCGCGTGGAAGCGTCGGGGAGAGCTGAAACGCGCCTTGCGGGCCATCGACGAGGAGGTGTAA
- the upp gene encoding uracil phosphoribosyltransferase: MAIEDRGDASVITHALAKDTLSRLRSVETEQVAFRKGLVKLGRICGYEIIDGAMETEYVSIETPLTETMGERVRGLDDVVIINVLRAATPFVEGLLKAFPRAKQGVISAGRDEAAGMSDDGTFPISIDYVKLPDISADDTVIVADPMLATGSTMVAVLEAVLDSGPDPADLFVLSAVSAPDGLLRVQSAVPAATLLTVSIDDHIDEHGYIVPGLGDAGDRAFRTT; the protein is encoded by the coding sequence ATGGCAATCGAGGACCGCGGGGACGCATCGGTCATTACGCACGCGCTCGCGAAGGACACCCTCTCGCGGCTCCGCTCGGTGGAGACCGAACAGGTCGCCTTCCGCAAGGGGCTGGTGAAACTCGGCCGGATCTGTGGGTACGAGATCATCGACGGGGCCATGGAGACGGAGTACGTCTCCATCGAGACCCCGCTCACCGAGACGATGGGCGAGCGGGTCCGGGGCCTGGACGACGTCGTCATCATCAACGTCCTGCGAGCCGCGACGCCGTTCGTCGAGGGACTCCTCAAGGCTTTCCCGCGGGCGAAACAGGGCGTCATCAGCGCCGGCCGGGACGAGGCGGCCGGCATGAGCGACGACGGGACGTTCCCCATCAGCATCGATTACGTCAAACTGCCCGACATCTCCGCCGACGACACGGTGATCGTCGCGGACCCGATGCTCGCCACCGGATCGACCATGGTCGCGGTCCTCGAGGCGGTCCTCGACTCGGGGCCGGACCCCGCCGACCTGTTCGTTCTCTCGGCGGTCAGCGCACCGGACGGCCTCCTCCGCGTCCAGTCGGCGGTGCCGGCGGCGACCCTCCTCACGGTGAGCATCGACGATCACATCGACGAGCACGGGTACATCGTCCCCGGCCTCGGCGACGCGGGCGACCGGGCCTTCCGGACCACCTGA
- a CDS encoding YigZ family protein → MTDEDVFRTLADRGETRFEIRGSTFIGHATPVDSREGAESFVDAIAEEYDDATHNVPAYRVRVDSGRSGHLLREYQSDDGEPTGSSGKPALNVLQQRDLENVAVVVTRYYGGTNLGVGGLARAYSRAVKEAIEDADVVERRPHERFVVAVEYDDSGTVRGILESSDVDFDAEYETAVRFTVSAPVDVAPGVRDHIRSATSGRATIE, encoded by the coding sequence ATGACCGACGAGGACGTCTTTCGGACCCTCGCGGACCGGGGCGAGACCCGATTCGAGATCCGGGGCTCGACGTTCATCGGCCACGCCACCCCGGTCGACAGCCGCGAGGGAGCGGAGTCCTTCGTCGATGCCATCGCCGAGGAGTACGACGACGCGACCCACAACGTGCCCGCGTATCGCGTCCGCGTCGACTCCGGTCGGTCGGGACATCTCCTGCGCGAATATCAGAGCGACGACGGCGAACCGACCGGTTCGTCCGGCAAACCCGCCCTGAACGTTCTCCAGCAACGCGACCTCGAGAACGTCGCCGTCGTCGTCACGCGGTACTACGGCGGGACGAATCTCGGCGTCGGTGGGCTGGCGCGAGCGTATTCCCGGGCGGTGAAAGAGGCCATCGAGGACGCCGACGTCGTGGAACGTCGGCCCCACGAACGATTCGTCGTCGCGGTGGAGTACGACGACTCGGGGACGGTCAGGGGTATCCTCGAGTCGAGCGACGTCGACTTCGATGCCGAGTACGAGACGGCCGTCCGGTTCACGGTCTCGGCCCCGGTCGACGTGGCCCCGGGGGTCAGAGACCACATCCGCAGTGCGACCAGCGGTCGGGCGACGATCGAGTGA
- a CDS encoding amino acid-binding protein: MFDAIMEKFEGSPGQQAVIRLLLERGFSVNDDGRVVSGSIEIPDTQVAKEAGVDRRVVDSTTSAILEDDELRRIFQNISQIPSLMDLAPVLDLTVLTIAVHDADEPGIVSTVTGLLADNGITIRQTISEDPEFTDEPRLYLVTADPIPGELLTELTDLPFVRSIELS, from the coding sequence ATGTTCGACGCCATCATGGAGAAGTTCGAGGGCAGCCCCGGCCAGCAGGCCGTCATCAGGTTGCTCCTCGAACGGGGCTTCTCGGTCAACGACGACGGACGGGTCGTCTCCGGGTCGATCGAGATACCCGACACCCAGGTGGCCAAGGAGGCGGGCGTCGACCGCCGCGTGGTGGATTCGACGACGAGCGCCATCCTCGAGGACGACGAACTCCGTCGCATCTTCCAGAACATCTCCCAGATCCCGAGCCTGATGGACCTCGCCCCGGTCCTCGATCTCACCGTCCTGACCATCGCCGTCCACGACGCCGACGAACCGGGGATCGTCTCCACGGTGACCGGGCTGTTGGCGGACAACGGTATCACCATCCGCCAGACGATCAGCGAGGACCCCGAGTTCACCGACGAGCCCAGACTCTACCTGGTCACCGCCGATCCCATCCCCGGCGAGCTGCTCACCGAGCTCACGGACCTCCCGTTCGTCCGCTCCATCGAACTGTCCTGA
- the hisB gene encoding imidazoleglycerol-phosphate dehydratase HisB, with the protein MSERSAAIRRETAETTVEVTLELDGDGSSSIETGIGFFDHMLTAFATHGLFDLTVQCDGDLAIDDHHTVEDVGIVVGEAVAEALGEKRGIVRYADRRVPLDEAMASVVVDVSGRPYFAFEGGFSQETVGEMESVMAKHFVRSLATNAGLTLHAGVEGENAHHEVEALFKALARALDDATRIDERRAETPSTKGAL; encoded by the coding sequence ATGAGCGAGCGGAGCGCCGCGATACGCCGGGAGACGGCCGAGACGACGGTCGAGGTTACCCTCGAGCTAGACGGTGACGGGTCGTCGTCGATAGAGACGGGCATCGGCTTCTTCGACCACATGCTCACGGCCTTCGCCACGCACGGCCTCTTCGATCTGACCGTGCAGTGCGACGGCGACCTGGCGATCGACGACCACCACACCGTCGAGGACGTCGGCATCGTCGTCGGCGAGGCCGTCGCCGAAGCGCTAGGCGAGAAACGCGGTATCGTCCGGTACGCTGACCGGCGGGTCCCCCTCGACGAGGCGATGGCGAGCGTCGTCGTGGACGTGAGCGGGCGGCCTTACTTCGCCTTCGAGGGAGGGTTCTCACAAGAGACCGTCGGCGAGATGGAAAGCGTCATGGCGAAACACTTCGTCCGGTCGCTGGCGACGAACGCCGGCCTCACCCTTCACGCGGGCGTCGAGGGGGAGAACGCCCACCACGAGGTCGAGGCCCTGTTCAAGGCGCTGGCGCGAGCGCTGGACGACGCGACACGCATCGACGAACGTCGAGCCGAGACGCCGTCCACCAAGGGAGCGCTGTGA
- the hisA gene encoding 1-(5-phosphoribosyl)-5-[(5-phosphoribosylamino)methylideneamino]imidazole-4-carboxamide isomerase has translation MTFESFAVIPAVDVKDGEAVQLVQGERGTGTRYGDPVAAAQRWVDQGATALHLVDLDGAFDGERANAAAIEAIVDAVSVPVQLGGGIRTAEDARSLLDSGVEHVILGTAAVEDPDIVAAISETHPGTVVVSLDAKDGEVVVSGWTEGTGLDPAAAATRYEDLGAAAILFTDVDVEGRQTGVRTGPVEAVVDAVDIPVIASGGVATVDDVRALAAAGAGAVVVGTALYEGTFTLAEAQAAVGGDGS, from the coding sequence ATGACCTTCGAGTCCTTCGCGGTGATCCCCGCCGTCGACGTCAAAGACGGCGAGGCGGTCCAGCTCGTCCAGGGCGAACGCGGGACCGGCACTCGCTACGGTGACCCGGTCGCGGCGGCACAGCGATGGGTCGACCAGGGAGCGACCGCGCTCCACCTGGTCGATCTCGACGGCGCCTTCGACGGGGAACGGGCGAACGCCGCGGCGATCGAGGCCATCGTCGACGCGGTGTCCGTCCCGGTCCAACTCGGCGGGGGGATCCGGACGGCCGAAGACGCCAGATCACTGCTCGACAGCGGTGTCGAGCACGTCATCCTCGGGACGGCCGCCGTCGAGGACCCCGACATCGTGGCCGCGATCAGCGAGACGCATCCGGGAACTGTCGTCGTGAGCCTCGATGCGAAAGACGGCGAGGTCGTCGTGTCCGGGTGGACGGAGGGGACTGGTCTCGACCCCGCCGCGGCGGCGACCCGCTACGAGGACCTCGGTGCAGCGGCCATCCTCTTCACCGACGTCGACGTCGAAGGACGCCAGACCGGGGTCCGCACCGGTCCGGTCGAGGCGGTGGTCGACGCGGTCGATATCCCGGTGATCGCCAGCGGCGGCGTCGCCACCGTCGACGACGTCCGCGCACTCGCGGCTGCGGGCGCAGGCGCGGTCGTCGTCGGGACGGCGCTCTACGAGGGGACGTTCACCCTCGCGGAGGCGCAGGCGGCGGTCGGCGGAGACGGGTCCTGA
- the fer gene encoding ferredoxin Fer, producing MPTVEYLNYETLDDQGWDLDDDDVFEKADGAGLDEEDYGTLDVAEGEYILEAAEAQGYDWPFSCRAGACANCAAILKEGEIDMDMQQILSDEEVEDKGVRLTCIGSAAEEEVKIVYNAKHLDYLQDRVI from the coding sequence ATGCCGACAGTAGAATACCTCAATTACGAGACGCTGGACGACCAGGGATGGGACCTGGACGACGACGATGTGTTCGAGAAGGCCGACGGTGCTGGCCTCGACGAGGAGGATTACGGGACCCTCGACGTCGCCGAAGGGGAGTATATCCTCGAAGCAGCCGAAGCCCAGGGCTACGATTGGCCGTTCTCGTGCCGCGCGGGCGCCTGTGCGAACTGTGCAGCGATCCTCAAGGAGGGCGAGATCGACATGGACATGCAGCAGATCCTCTCCGACGAGGAAGTCGAAGACAAGGGCGTTCGCCTGACCTGCATCGGCTCCGCTGCCGAAGAAGAAGTCAAGATCGTCTACAACGCCAAGCACCTGGACTACCTCCAGGACCGCGTCATCTGA
- a CDS encoding proteasome assembly chaperone family protein, with translation MAPATMRFETHANLPTEGATLIEGLPGHGMVASIAVEQIVDQLDMTHAASVESDAYFPILTYRDGGLQDAVRVYAHADASLLALMSDTAIPPDAFPALGETLVGELATRLSRAIFLVEVPTERGTEDGVVTAVGSTDDLRSSLLDASITIEREEGLLIGPTGALASAFYHAGVPTVVLLVKTGLDPFVPDPGGAKTLIDEALEPLVDFAIDTTPLAARAEAIRADMQSMATQLKHLSDGTGFVESTYDSMYQ, from the coding sequence ATGGCGCCAGCGACGATGCGGTTCGAAACACACGCGAATCTTCCCACGGAGGGCGCGACCCTCATCGAGGGACTGCCGGGTCACGGGATGGTCGCGTCGATTGCCGTCGAACAGATCGTTGATCAACTGGACATGACGCACGCCGCGAGCGTTGAATCGGATGCCTACTTCCCGATACTCACGTACCGCGACGGTGGCCTTCAGGACGCAGTACGGGTGTACGCACACGCTGACGCGTCCCTTCTCGCGCTGATGAGCGATACGGCGATCCCACCGGACGCGTTCCCCGCCCTCGGCGAAACGCTGGTCGGTGAACTGGCCACCCGACTCTCGCGGGCGATCTTTCTGGTCGAAGTACCCACCGAACGAGGTACCGAGGACGGCGTCGTCACGGCCGTGGGTTCGACAGACGACCTTCGGTCGTCGTTGCTGGACGCCTCGATCACCATCGAACGCGAAGAAGGGTTGCTCATCGGCCCCACCGGGGCGTTGGCCAGCGCTTTTTATCACGCGGGGGTCCCGACTGTCGTTCTCCTCGTCAAAACCGGTCTTGATCCCTTCGTTCCGGACCCGGGTGGAGCGAAGACGCTCATCGACGAAGCACTCGAACCGCTCGTCGATTTTGCCATCGACACGACGCCGCTCGCCGCCCGTGCCGAGGCGATTCGCGCGGACATGCAGTCCATGGCCACGCAACTCAAACACCTCTCGGACGGCACGGGCTTCGTCGAGTCGACCTACGACTCGATGTACCAGTAG
- a CDS encoding ABC transporter ATP-binding protein: MVAGEDTERTSTRVTGPVWSIFARYGRENLHYASLGAINTVVGRAVALIPAFVIGLAVDAIFLDQRSFALPLVPPAWIPGTDVGQVWFAIGVLLIATVVGAVASWFEDWGWNVFAQRIQHHLRVDTYTKLQRQDLAYFTGQRTGELMSILNNDVNALETFLEDGLNAIFWIVATFVGIGAILLSLNAPLALVTLLPVPLLALFTLAFTRIIEPRYLAIRGEIGDLNARLQNNLSGIEVIKTEHASAYERERVAEASAEYLRANLDAVKVQITYFPGLTLIAGVGFAVTFLVGGYWVLTGPPLDLTATLSPGEFVTFVIYAQQYLWPIVQFGAVVDDYERAKAAGTRVQTLLRREESIEEPSDADPLSVQAGRVEYEDVRFAYTDDRVISGVSFDVDGGHTVGIVGPTGAGKSTLLQLLPRLYDVDAGAVRIDGQDVREVSLASLRQSIGYVSQDPFLFYGTVGENIRYGRFEASDAAVERAAKRAQAHEFVQNLPRGYETLVGERGVRLSGGQRQRLALARTVLKDPEILVLDEATSHVDTETEALIQESIDKFARDRTTFVIAHRLSTVRRADQILVLDDGEIVERGTHDELLETAGLYANLWRVQVGDIDGLPPAFLERARRRQAEIERADDATEEPAWKDW, translated from the coding sequence ATGGTGGCTGGGGAGGACACCGAGAGGACCAGTACTCGGGTGACCGGGCCGGTCTGGTCCATCTTTGCGAGGTACGGCCGGGAGAACCTGCACTACGCGTCCCTCGGGGCGATCAACACTGTCGTCGGGCGAGCGGTCGCGCTAATTCCAGCGTTCGTGATCGGCCTCGCCGTCGACGCCATCTTCCTGGACCAGCGGTCGTTCGCCCTCCCGCTGGTGCCGCCGGCCTGGATTCCGGGGACCGACGTGGGACAGGTGTGGTTCGCCATCGGGGTGTTACTGATCGCGACCGTCGTCGGGGCCGTGGCCTCGTGGTTCGAGGACTGGGGGTGGAACGTCTTCGCCCAGCGCATCCAGCATCACCTCCGGGTCGACACCTACACGAAGTTACAACGACAGGACCTGGCGTACTTCACCGGCCAGCGGACCGGCGAACTGATGAGCATCCTCAACAACGACGTCAACGCCCTGGAGACGTTCCTCGAGGACGGATTGAATGCCATCTTCTGGATCGTCGCGACCTTCGTCGGTATCGGGGCGATTCTGCTGTCGCTGAACGCACCGCTGGCCCTGGTGACACTCCTCCCGGTCCCCCTCCTCGCGTTGTTCACACTGGCGTTCACGCGCATCATCGAACCGAGATATCTCGCCATCCGGGGGGAGATCGGCGATTTGAACGCACGACTGCAAAACAACCTCAGCGGGATCGAGGTGATCAAGACCGAGCACGCGTCGGCGTACGAGCGAGAGCGGGTCGCCGAGGCGTCCGCCGAGTACCTCCGGGCGAACCTCGACGCGGTCAAGGTGCAGATCACCTACTTTCCGGGGCTGACCCTCATCGCCGGCGTCGGGTTCGCCGTCACCTTCCTCGTCGGTGGCTACTGGGTCCTCACGGGCCCGCCGCTCGATCTGACGGCGACGCTCTCGCCCGGCGAGTTCGTCACCTTCGTGATCTACGCCCAGCAGTATCTCTGGCCTATCGTCCAGTTCGGTGCGGTGGTCGACGACTACGAGCGGGCGAAGGCCGCCGGAACGCGGGTACAGACGCTGCTCCGACGCGAGGAATCGATCGAAGAACCGAGTGACGCCGACCCACTCTCCGTCCAGGCGGGACGGGTGGAGTACGAGGACGTCAGGTTCGCCTACACCGACGACCGGGTCATCTCCGGCGTCTCCTTCGACGTGGATGGTGGCCACACCGTCGGCATCGTGGGGCCGACCGGCGCGGGGAAGTCGACGCTCCTGCAGTTGCTCCCCCGCCTCTACGACGTGGACGCGGGCGCCGTTCGCATCGACGGACAGGACGTGCGTGAGGTCTCCCTCGCGAGCCTCCGGCAGTCCATCGGCTACGTCAGTCAGGACCCGTTCCTGTTCTACGGAACCGTCGGGGAGAACATCCGGTACGGGAGGTTCGAGGCCTCTGACGCCGCCGTCGAACGGGCGGCGAAACGGGCCCAGGCCCACGAATTCGTCCAGAATCTCCCGCGAGGCTACGAGACCCTCGTCGGCGAACGGGGCGTCAGACTCTCGGGTGGGCAACGCCAGCGCCTCGCCCTCGCCCGAACCGTGCTCAAGGACCCCGAGATACTGGTCCTCGACGAGGCGACCAGCCACGTCGACACCGAGACGGAAGCGCTTATCCAGGAGAGCATCGACAAATTCGCCCGCGACCGGACCACCTTCGTCATCGCCCACCGACTCTCGACGGTCCGCCGGGCCGACCAAATCCTCGTCCTCGACGACGGGGAAATCGTCGAACGGGGGACCCACGACGAACTCCTCGAGACGGCGGGACTGTACGCGAACCTCTGGCGAGTACAGGTCGGTGACATCGACGGCCTCCCGCCGGCGTTTCTCGAGCGGGCGCGACGGCGACAGGCCGAGATAGAGCGGGCGGACGACGCTACCGAGGAACCGGCCTGGAAGGACTGGTAG